The genomic window CAGACGGTCACAGCCTTGATGCGTTTTTCGTCGTTCAAATAACGCATGCGCTCTTCTTGCAACTTGTCTAATGGCGTGCGAGCAACCCGTTGAGCTTTAGCAGCCAGGTTCAGTTCTTCCAACTCTTCGTAGGGAATTTCGAGAAAATCGCGAAGTGTCATGGTGTGTCATCCTTTGTACTAACAAAGCCATACTCGGTGTCCCGCGAGCATGGTGGTTTAGTATTGTGCTTGGGAAAGTTTTGGGATCTTGCCAAGGAACGCGCGATCCATTCAACAGGTCGCATTATACGCAATCCCATCACACCAGAACTTGTGTATTCTATCCAAACTTTAAATCACGCTATTTGTACAAAGTGCACAAAAGGTTATTAAATTGCTTGCCGCTAGAGGCCTCAGCCAGCATGCTTAAATTACCAAAGTATGTAGCAATTTGCCTAATCAATCGCCTCAACCAAGCATGGAAAGACGATGGTAAAGATCGAGCCTTGACCAAAAACGCTTTCAACTTGAATTGAGCCGTTCAAGAGTTCGATAAAATGGCGACAAAGTGCCAAGCCCAAACCTGTGCCACCATAGCGCCGCGTGGTCGAGGCATCGCCTTGGGTAAATGGCTCAAACAAGCGTTGCATTTGCTCATTGCTCATGCCAATGCCGGTATCGCGCACCCGACATTGCACATGCTGGCTAGCCGGATCAAAGCTGACGCTGATGTTGATACTGCCTGCTTTGGTAAATTTGGCGGCATTGCTCAATAAATTCAGCAAAATCTGGCGCAACATCGAGCGATCAGTATGAATTAACGGCAGATGTTTGTTTGGTGCAAAGTAAAGACTATTGGCATTTTTCTGGGCCATTGGGTTAATTGTGGCAATCAAATCGCGCACAAGGCTGTTGAGATCAAAGGTTTCGGCAGCAACTTGATATTTGCCAGCCTCAACTTTGGCCAAATCAAGCACATCGTTGACCAAATTGAGCAATTGATGGCCTGCATCATTAATTTGGCCAATATCATGACGAAACTGCTCAACCATCGTCGGGTCATCAAAATCAGTATCGTCCATCAGCAATTCGCTGTAGCCAATAATTGCATTCAGTGGCGTGCGCAGCTCGTGGCTCATATTGGCCAAAAAGGTGCTTTTGGCATGATTGGCGGCTTCAGCAGCATCACGGGCATGGCGCAAAGCCTCTTCGGCCTGTTTGCGTGCCGTAATTTCTTGAATCGTGCCTTCGGCGTAGAGCATCGAGCCATCCTCAGCATACACCAAACGCGAGGTTTCGCTGATCCAAATTCGTTCGCCCGTAGCAGGCCGATAAACTTCTGATTCAATTTCATCATACGAGCCATCGGTTTGCAGCAGCTCACGCAAATATTCAAAACGCTGCGGCTCAACATACATCGTGGTTAAATCGGCCACATAATCGACCAATTCATGCTCATGGGCAAAGCCTGCCAAGCGCACCAACGCCGGATTAGCTCGCAACACCCGCCCATCGGGAGTAATGCGGAAGATGCCAATTTTGGTGGTTTCAAAAATTGTGCGATAGTCGTGCTCGGCCACGCGCAAGGCCTCAGTTAATTGATGGTGCTCAGTTACATCTTGCAGCGAGCCATAAATTTTGATTGGCTGGTCAAACTCTAGCTCAACTCGCCCAGTAAAACGCCCCCAGAACGAGCGCCCCCGAAACGTCCGCATTTCCACGCTCATATCAAACGAGCCACGCTGCTCGATCATTTGGCGAAAAATCGCCTCAAGCTGGATTAGCGTCGCATTGGTATGGAAAAAATTTTGATTCTCAATTGTGGGCGTGTATTCGTGGGCTGTAGTATCCAAAATATGATACATTTCGCGCGTCCAAAATACCTGATTGGTACGTAAATCGATCTCCCAGCCACCAACGCGGGCGGTTTGTTCAGTTTGCAACATCAAGCGCTCAAGCCGATTGCTCTCGCTAATATCGCGTACCAACCAAACCTGACGATGGCCATTGGATGCCAACGTACATTCTAAAAGGCAACTTTGATTCTGGCGATTTACCACAAAACCATGAATCGTTTGGCCTAAGGCTGCTGCCGCAGTTGTTGCATACAATTGGCGCATGCTGGCAGCTTCAGGGCCATACAAGGTACTAAACCATTGCTCAGTCGTCGTAATTTCAGCATTGCTATAGCCAATCATCGCCGTAACTGCTTGATTAAAAAAAACCTGTGCGCCTTGAAACCAAACCAAGCCAACCGGAAATTGCTCAAGCGTTACATCTTTACGGCGAGTTGCTTTAATCAAGCGGCGTTGCCATGCGCCAGCGAGTGGCCATTTCAATTTCCGAGGCATAACGATCCTCACAACACAAGTTTCAAGCCTAAGGTCTTATGCTGTATTGTAGTATGAGAAAGGCCACGATCCAAGTGGTTTTAGCGGCTTTTTAAGCCAATTTGGGGGTACACTATTAATATATGACGCACTGCACAGCAACCCGCAACGACCGTGCTATAATGAGTTTCCCGCAGCACAATTCAGATCGTAGGAGGCGTTGTGGAATTAATTAAGAAATACGGCAATCGGAAGCTTTATCATACCAATGCCAAACAATATATTACCCTGCATGGCATTGCCAAGTTGATTCGGGCAGGCAGTGATGTTCGGGTCGTCGATAATGTGACTGGCGAAGATTTGACGGTGCAAACCTTATCGCAAATTCTGCTCAATAGCAAAGGCCGCCGTTCAGGCTCGCTGCCAATTCCGATTTTGTCTGATCTGATTCAAACCAGCGGCGAGACGCTCTCGCAAATGCGCCGGAATCTGTTTCAATCGCTGGGCGGGAGCCAAATTGTTGATGCCGAAATTCGCTTACGCCTCGAACATTTGCTCGATGAAGGCAAAATTAGCGAAGATGTCTGTCAACATATGGGCCAATTATTACTCAAAGATTCGGGCCATGCCCACGCCGAGAACCTACCTGATCGCTCCGATGTTGAACGCTTGAAAAGCCAAGTTGAGCAACTAGCCAATTTAGTTGAGCAACTGTTGCACGATAAATAATCAATCTTCGTTTCACCATTTCGTTTGCTGATTTATCGCCAATGGCAATGAGGCCACGATCAATGAAGAAATCAACCCCATCCAAACGCGCTCTTGTCCTCGCTGGTGGTGGCATCTCTGGTGCCGTTTACGAAATTGGCGCTCTCCGTGCCATCGATGATCTCCTCACAACCCTAAGCATCAACGATTTCGATATGTATGTTGGCACAAGTGCTGGCAGCCTGATTAGCTCGTGCTTGGCGAATGGCATCACCACCCGCGAGTTGCTACGCATTCTCGAAGGTGCTTTGCCCGATGCCAAACGACTACAACGCGACCAAATTCTGGCGCTCAATTTGCGCGGCTTGATCAAGCGTGGTCGCCGTTTGCCACGCCTATTGGCCCAACGAGCAATCGAAACTTTGCGTCGCCCACAAGATTTTGCTCCCCTCGATTGGGCTTGGAAGTTGCTCGAAGGCTTGCCCAATGGCATTTATTCAACCAACAGCTTAGAGCGCTATCTGCGCCATTTCTTGACTGAGCGCGGTAGCAACCACTTTGCTGAGTTACAGCGCGAGCTTTATATCGTGGCAACTGAGCTGGATAGCGGTGACCGCGCAGTGTTTGGCGAAGGCAACCTGCGCAATGTGCCAATTTCAGCGGCGGTTGCAGCTTCCAGCGCCATGCCAATCGTTTATGAGCCAGTTCGGATCAATGGGGTTGATTATATTGATGGTGGGGTGCGCGGCACAGCCAGCCTCGATGTGGCGATTGATCGTGGGGCAAAACTGATTGTCTGTGTCAATCCACTGGTGGCCTTTGATAATCGGAAACATCAGCTTGGCAGCCGCATCGCTGACGCTGGCATTCAGGCGATTGGCAATCAGGTATTTCGCACCTTTATTCAGGCTGGCTTGCACTATCACATTAAAAAATTGCGCCAGCAACACCCCGATGTTGATATTATTTTGATCGAGCCACGCGCCGATGATGCGATTGTCTTTGCTGAACATGTGTTGCATTACGATGAGCGCATGTTGCTAGCTCGCCATGGCTACGAATCAGCCACAATTCGCTTAGCCGACAAATATCAAGATTACAAGGTGATTTTGGCCAAACACGGCGTTCAAATCAGCCGCCAACGCGTCGCCAAAGAATTACATCACTTGTTTGCTAGCGACGATGCCGATACCTTGCACTCATTATTAGAGAGCGATCCCAATGGCAAGCGTTTGACCCACCCCCAAAAAAGCTGGCGCACGGTCAACCTCGCTCACACCCTCGACGACCTTGATGCTCGCCTCGGCAATCTAGAATAAATGCCCAAAGCCCCACTCTCAACCTAAGAGCGGGGCTTTTTTTATGGCTCAACAAGCATCGAAGTGAACAACCTTCCGATCCCTAACCCCGAACCTCAGCTATTGCAACTTCAAATTCATTTGTTCTTGCGATTCAGTTGCCCGCCAGCAAGCCACAAAATGACCGCCACCATAATCGTGGAACGGCGGATCTTCGGCTTTGCATTTGTCGATCACAATTGGGCAGCGCGTATGGAAGTGACAACCAGTCGGCGGATTAAGTGGGCTGGGCACATCACCTTGCAAAATAATTCGCTGGCGTTGCTTCTCGACCTCAGGATCGGGAATCGGCACAGCTGAGAGCAAAGCCTGAGTATAGGGGTGCATCGGATTAGCATACAACTCTTTTGAGGGAGCCAACTCGACCATTTTACCCAAATACATCACCGCCACCCGATCGCTGATATGCTTGACCACGCTCAGGTTGTGGGCAATAAACAGATAGGTCAAGCCAAATTGGCCCTGCAAATCTTGCAGCAGATTAATAATTTGGGCTTGAATCGACACGTCAAGCGCCGAAACTGGCTCATCGCAGACGATAAAATCTGGCTCGACCGCCAAGGCGCGGGCAATCCCAATCCGTTGGCGTTGACCACCCGAAAATTCATGTGGGTAGCGGTTGATAAAGTAAGGATTGAGACCAACCACCCGCAGCAATTCTTCAACCCGGGTGCGCACCTCTTTGCCAGTGCGCAGGCCGTGCACCCGAATTGGCTCACCTACAATATCACCAACGGTCATACGCGGGTTGAGCGAAGCATAGGGATCTTGGAAAATAATCTGGACTTTACGGCGCATTTGGCGCATAGCCTCGCCGTTGAGTTTGGTCAAATCCTTGCCATCAAAGCTTACCGTGCCAGCGGTTGGGCGATGCAACTGCAATATTGCCCGCCCAGTTGTCGATTTGCCACAGCCTGATTCACCGACCAAGCCCAGCGTCTCGCCACGTTTGACTGAAAAGCTCAAGCCATCAACTGCCTTAACTGCCCCGATCGTGCGGCGTAATAAACCGTTGGATTTGACAGGGAAGTGCATTTTTAAGCCGTTGATATCGAGCAGAGTATCATTTTGTACTGCCATTTGGCCTTCCTCTGGTTCTACGATGCCTGTTCGTGGGCTAAAACATCTTCAAGCGCAGCATCCAAGGCGGCTTGTTCTTCGGCAATTTTCTTGGCGGCCATCGCTTGGCGCTGTTCACGATCAATCTCGAATAAACAGGCAGCGGTATGCTCAGGCGCAACTTGGCGCAAACTCGGCGTTTCGCTCCAGCATTGCTCTTGCACAAAATCGCAGCGCGGCGCAAATGGGCAACGCTCGGTTTTCTCCAACAAATCCGGTGGTAACCCTGGAATTGGCGTAAGGCGCGTTTGAATTCCATCAAGCCGTGGAATCGAATCAAGCAAGCCAATGGTATACGGCATGCGGGGATTATGGAACAGCTCGTTGGTTGAGGCCTGTTCGACCACCCGTCCAGCATACATCACAATCACGCGGTCGGTCATGCCCGCTACAACCCCAAGGTCGTGGGTGATAAAAATAATCGCCGTGCCGGTCTCGTTCTTGAGACGGTTAAGCAATTCGAGAATTTGCGCTTGAATAGTTACATCGAGTGCTGTCGTTGGCTCGTCGGCGATCAACAGCTCAGGGTTACAAGCAAGACCCATAGCGATCATCACCCGTTGGCGCATCCCACCAGAAAATTGATGTGGAAAATCATCAAGCCGTTTGTCAGGAGCCGGAATCCCAACCATTGAGAGCAAGTCAATGGCGCGGTTTCGCGCCTGTTTGGGAGTCATCCCCATGTGCAATTGCAGCGATTCAGTCATCTGCCGACCAATTCGTAGCACCGGATTGAGCGAAGTCATGGGGTCTTGGAAGATCATCGAAATCCGATTACCACGGATTTTACGCATCTCCGACTCGCTAAAATCGACTAGATTATCGCCATCGAATAAAATCTGGCCACCAGCAATTTTGCCTGGAGGCGAAGGAATCAAGCGCATAATCGAAAGTGATGTCACGCTTTTGCCTGAGCCAGATTCGCCGACGATGCCTAAGGTTTCGCCACGATTAACCGAGAATGAAACATTATTGACAGCATTGACCACACCATCAGCGGTTTTAAATTGAACTTGTAGGTTTTTGACCTCAAGCAAGGGTGCTTCAGCCATATATGCTCCTCATGATGTCGAGCAATTTGCCTTGATCTATTGACGGGGATCAAGCGCATCACGTAAACCATCGCCCAAAGCCACAAAGGCAATCGTAATTGAAGCAATTGCAATCGCCGACGCGATCAGAATCCATGGTTGCGAATCAATCGCCGACTTACCTTCCAAAATCATCTGGCCCCAGCTGGTAGGGAACGGATTATTGGGGTTGGTATCAGGCTGGATACCAATCCCCAAAAAGCTCAGGGTTGCTTCAGTGACAATCGCGCTTGGCACAATAAACGCGCCTGCCACAATAATCGGCGCGAGCGTGTTGGGCAAAATATGGCGGAATAAAATTGAGCCACGTCGGACTCCAACCGCTTCAGCAGCTTCCACGAATTCTTTTTCTTTTAATGAAAGCACTTGGCCACGCACCAAACGCGAAACACTGGCCCAGTTTACCGCCGAGAACGATAAGAAAATCAATAACAAACCATTGAAGGTTTTACCAAAGGCGGTTTGATTGAAGGCAGTTTGCACAATAATGAAGAACAGGATATCGGGCAGCGAAAAGACGATATCAGTAAAACGCATGAGCAAACTATCGAGTTTGCCACCAGCAAAACCTGAAATCAAGCCAATAGTGATCCCGATCGTCAGGGTAAAGATCATGGGAATAAAACCCACAACCATCGAAACCCGCGTGCCATAAATCAAACGGCTGAGCACATCGCCGCCAGCAGAATCGGTGCCAAGTGGAAATTTCCAAACTCCACTACGTTTCGGATTTTTCTCATCAACTACCCATGCAGCTTGACGATAGGTGCCTCGTTCGCGTAATTCGGTTGAGGTTGGGCGGCTAGGCGCATGCGGGGCAATAACTGGAGCAAAAATTGCTACCAGCGCCAGCAAAAACAAATAGACAATACTTGCCATTGCCAACCGATTGCGTCGCAGGCGCAACCAAGCATCGCTCCAAAGACTCCGAACAGGCCGCGTAAATTCTTGAGCTTGGGCAGGGCTTTTGCCTGCCACATTCGATGCGGTTGCCATACGTTCGGGTCTCCTAGCTGTTACGAATCCGTGGATCAATCAAGCCATACGAAAGGTCTACCATAATATTGCCCAAGGCAACCAGTAATGAGAAAAATAGGGTTGAACCCATAATCATCGAGTAATCACGGCTACCGATTGCCCCAATAAATTCACTGCCAATGCCTGGCACACGGAAAACTGATTCGATAATAAACGAGCCAGTTACCAAGCCAGCCACTGCCGGCCCAAGAATCGTAATCACTGGAATCAAACTATTGCGCAGGATATGGCGCAAAATTACCACGCGATCGCCGAGACCTTTAGCGCGGGCAGTGCGAATATAATCCTGGCGTTTAACTTCAAGCACACTACTGCGGGTCAAACGGGTAATATAGGCCATTGTTCCTAAACCCAAAATGATCGCTGGTGGAATATACGAAGTACTAAAACCTTGCCAAACCGAAGGATCTTTAATCGGAGCCACATCAAATACCTTGCTCATAACCAGCAGCAACAGCAAACCAGTCACAAAGGTTGGCACTGAAAACCCAATCGTTGAGAGAATCAAGCTAAAGTAATCGAAGATCGTATTTTGGCGCAAAGCCCCCAAAATACCAAGGGGAAAGCCCACCAACAGCGCAAAAGCCAACGAAATCATGCCAAGGCGCAACGAAATCGGAAAGGTTTCTTTAATTTTATCTTGAACTGTTTCGGTGCCTTTCGAAGCATAGGTTGGGCCTAGATCGCCTTGGACGGCATTTATCATATAGTTGCCAAATTGGCTATCGAGCAAACCGCGCAGCGCCGAAAAGGGGTTGCCCTCAGCACTCAAGCGATTATTAAATTCTGCCGAGTTGAGCCAAGCGGGTTTATCTAAGCCAAATTTGCGATTCAGCAGGGCAATCGTTGACGGGGCAACTTCTTTTTCTTGATCAAATGGCCCGCCTTTGGCCTGTTTCATCATAAAAAAAGTAATGAGTGCCACGAGAAACAACACCGGAATCATCGCCAAGACGCGACGAATTATAAAGCCAATCATGCCATGCCTCCATTGGCGCGAGAGCGTGCCGGGGTGTTGCCTCGCGAGCCTTGATTGCAATTTAACAGGGTGCTTGCAAAGAATTAATAAGTGGGAGCTAGGGTTGGTGGGGAGCAGCGCAGGCCCGCGCTGCTCCCCAGAAGGTTAAGCTATTACTTGACTTCGATGCTGTATGATGTCCATTGGCCAGGGAATTGATCATCAGCGGCGGTTTGTGAGAAGCCGCTCACCCGTGGGTTGATCACATATTTGTTGACCCGGTTGTACATCATGGCGGTTGGCAAATCACCAACAATCAACTTTTGGGCAGCCGCATAGGCTTCCAAGCGGGTTGCGTCGTCGGTGCTGGTGTCGGCCTTGGTCAAGAACTCGTCAACCGCAGGGTTGCCGTAACCTTGGCGTTGAGCAAAGGTTGCTTTGCTGCTCCAGAACACGCTCAACCAGTTTTGAGCATCTGGATAGTCTTGAATCCAGCCACCCAATGAAATTTGAGGATAGGTTGCGTTATCTTTCTTGGCAGCGCTCAAATCTTTGCTTGGCAATGGTTGCAACTTAACTTCAACACCTAAGACTTCGCGGAAGGTGTTGGCCAAGAACTCGTGACGAGCTTGGTTAGCGGTATCGTTGCTGCTGTAAGCAAAGGTGATTTCTGGCAACTTATCGGCTGAGCCATAGGTTGATTCAGCCAAGGCAGCTTTAGCCTTTTCAGGATCGAAGGCAAAGCGATCTTCGGTTGCATCATAACCAGGAATCCCTTGAGGAATCCAAGTCAGGGTTGGCAAACAGTCGCCGTTGCGGATCACTTCGCAGAAGGTTGCGCGATCGATCGCATAGGCAAATGCTTCACGAACCTTTGGATCGTTGAATGGTTCGGTTGTGGTGTTGAATTGCAAGCCAGTGGTGTTTGCCCCTGGATATGAAATGTACAATGGCCCAAGATCAGCATCGCTTTGGACGGCTGGAATTTGGCTTGGGTCTGGTTGGAAGATATCCAGTTGACCTTGGCGATAGGCTTCCAAAGCAACTGATGAATCGTCGATGTAGATCATGCTGATGCCATCAAGTTTGGCTTTGTTCCAGTAGTTTTCGTTCCGTACAAAGTCAATTTGTTGGTCTTCAGCAATCCGGCTGAATTGGAATGGGCCGTTACCAACTTGCAAGCTGGCATCTTTCCACCAATTTTCGCCACCTTTTTCGATCAACTCAGCTTTAGCTGGGTACATCACCCACAAGCCAGCGATGGTTGGCAAGTAAGGAGCAGCTTGGACGGTTGAGATGACGATGGTTTTATCGTCGGGAGTGCTCACGCCCAAAGCAGCCTTGGCTGCATCGTATTGAGCAGTATCGGTTACAACTGCGCTCGCAAAATCGGCACAACCAGTGATATCAAACAAAATTGATTGATATTCGCCAGCGGTTACTGGGTCACAGGTGCGTTCGATGGCATAGGCAAAGTTCTTTGAAGTTAGAGCTGAACCATCGCTGTATTTGAGGTCAGGGCGCAAGGTGAAGGTAAACACGGTACCTTCAGCGTTTGATTCCCATTTTTCAGCAGCACCAGGCACGGTTTCCAGTTTGTCATTGAGGCGAGTTAGGCCTTCGTAGTTTTGCGACAGCAACACGATTTCGGCGCTGTACGAACTTTTCTGTGGGTCAAAGACATCTGGATAGGCAACTTGGTGTACCCGTAAGACGTTTCCGGCGGTAGCGGCTGGCTCAGCGGTCGCTTCGGTCGTTGTTGCAGTTGCTTCAGCCACAGGAGCGGTTGTTGCAGTTGCTTCAGCACCAGTAGCAGGTGCGGTCGTTGCGGTAGCAGCGGCAGGTGCAGTCGTTGGAGTTGCATCCCCAGCGCCACAAGCGGCCAAGGTTGGTACTGTCAATACCATTAAGGCCAATAAGCGGGTCAAACGACGTTTGAGCATGAAGGCTATCTCCTTAATTCAAAGAGTCCGAAAACCAACACGATCTGAGAACTTGCAGTGTCACCCATCACCCCCTTTCAAACGCTTGGTTGATTGAGCAAGGCCTAGGCTGGCATAATGCTCCATGATGCTCGTGATGAATTCATCACATAAAATAGCAAATAAAAACTTGAGCAGGGCTGGCCACCAGGGCCGCCACCACGCAGGCGCGGCTCATAACTGGGGGCAGATTTCATACGTTGGGGTAAGCTCACTTTTGGTGCTGAATGTGTTAGTTCTTGCTTCAATGCATCACGAAACAGCATGTCCACGGTAGTATCTTCAAGATCGTTGTGAACTGGCATAAGCAGCTTCCTACCCTAATAGAGCAAAGAGTCGGTTAACCCTACCAAGGTGGTGCTTGGTAGTTGGGCAAGTTGGCGATGCAACAAGGCCTCAATTGCGGCGCTATGCTGCGGTTGCCCCCAAAGCCTTAACAACAATTGGCGTGCCATGACAAACGAATAGGCAAACTGGGCGTTGTTAAGCACATCATATGGAATAAAAAGTCCGTGCCCCTCTATGGTAAAGCTATTTGCCACAGCCCGCAACATGGTACTACGCCAGGTCTGGGTGTAGGTCAAGTTACTTTGCCACAAAATTGCCATCAACTCGCTAGGCGGTTGCAAAATATCGTCGAGATGCGGGCCAAGCAAGGCCTGTAAACGCTCAGTGGCAGCCTCATCACTGCGATACTGTTGCTCAAGCAACAAGCGTTGCATACCAACCGGAGCCATGCGTTGTTGACGTTTAACTGTGCGAATATTGCTTTGCAACCATTGTGGCTGCATATAGACACAGTTAATTTGGGCTAAAAGGGCACTTTGATCGCTATCAACTGGATGTTCGGCATCAAGTGTTCCGGTGATAATCACGTTACTGGGCAAGGCTGGCCATTTATCAGGTGGATAACCACGCATCACCAAGCGCGTAATTCCATCGGCATCGCGGCTAACATTGGCGAAGTAGGTATATACATCATGGGGTCGCAAATTATCGAGACATAAGAAGAACAAACGACCAGCATTGGCCGGAGCAGCGGCGTTCTCTAAGGTCTCGACAAATTTCATCCAACCAAAACGATCTTGGATTTCGGGTGCTTGCAGGCTGCTCCCTAAGTTCACATAGGTATATTGATCATCAAAGGGATGCACCAAAGCCTGAGCAAACAGCCGCGCCAATTCAGTTTTGCCCTGCCCAGTTGGCCCAAATAGCAAGACAAATGGGCTGGTTTTAAGCGCAATCACATAGTCAATCACTAACAGAGGCGGGATGGCATAACCAGCGGCGTGGCAATAGGTCAACACCTGAGCAATCAACCGATATTCATCGGCGATCAGATGATGAAAGCCAGTGCCACGCTGCAAACTGGTTGGTGGGGACATCCGGTTCCCTGCTTGATCATGCATTACTGAATCGTGCTACCAAATGTAATAACTGATGAATCACCGACGTTCAAGTGTTGGAATTCGCCTTTAATATGCGCTCCTTCACCAATAAGTGAGCCTTCCAAGGTTGATGATTGAATGCTGGCTCCTTGATTGATAATCGAATCACGCACAATCGAATCAACAATCACGCTATGGTCGGCAACTGAGACGTATGGCCCAATAATTGAGTTACGAATCTCAACATGTTCGCCGATAAAGACTGGCGGAACGATAATTGCGCCATCACGTTGTTCGACGTTGCCGGTTTCATGTTGCAACAAATAGCGATTGGTGCGTAACAAGGCGGGGGCTGTGCCACAATCTTCCCACATGGTTGCAGTTTCGGCACTAAATCGCGTGCCATTGCTAATCATGAGTTGGAGCGCATCAGCCAAATAAAACTCGCCTTTAGTTTGAATATTCTGCTCGATCAGCACATCGATCGCTGCGAACAATTCTTTGACTTCACGCACATAGTATGCGCCGATCAAGGCCAAGTTGGAAACTGGCGTACTGGGTTTTTCCACCAGCTTGGTAATAATCCCATCTTCGAGCAATGCCACCCCGAAGCGCGAGGGATCTTCAACTTCGCTTACATAGATCACGCCGTCGGCATCGGTTTGGTTCAAAACATTCAGGTTTGCTTCAAAAATCGTATCGACGAATAAAATCAAGGTTGGGCCAGAGACCATCTCGCGGGCCAAAGCAATTGCATGGGCTTGGCCTTTTAGCTCAGTTTGTTCAACAAAATGGCTCTTGAAGTTATAGTTCTTGCGAACATATTCCTCAATTTGTGTACCCAAATACCCGGTAATAAACACCACGTCGTCGAGTGGTAGCACCTTGAGTTTATCAAGCAGGTGGCCAATTACGGCCTTGCCTGCAACCGGAACCAACGGCTTTGGACGGGTATGGGTATGTGGACGCAGGCGGGTTCCAAGACCGGCGGTAGGAATAATTACATTCATACTGCATTTTACGGCGGTGTGATCACGTTAAACGCGCCACCAAACCGTACTCCCTTTCATTGATTTGCAGAATTTAGCTCTTGTTTTGGAATGCATGCACGCAGTTTTTTCAGCGTGGATTGCAAACCCACGGTACACTGAGGACGCATTGAGTATATCAGGCAGCCTGATGATTGGCAAATATCCCAATCGACTCTAGTCTAGCATACAAGCTGTATGTTAAGCCTAGCCTAAGGCCAATTTCACCCTATGGAGTGAGATCGTACCCGCCCCAACTAGCCCATTGCTTAAACGACGGCTACGGACTAAGGAACCATGGCGCTTATGCCTGAACTTGCATATACTTTTACTAATTACAGCTGATCGATTATTAATCACAACCACCAGCCTAACTAAACTTACAATCGACCAAGAGTCCTACCTGTAAATTGGCTAGTAAGGTTGTATCGCTATAGTACGTTTGGATACGAGTAACGAGAAGGCCCAAATTTAGGAGATACCCATATGCCAACCATCTTAGTTGTTGATGATATGCCTGACAACCGTCAGCTTTTAGGAATAATGCTCCAACGGTCTGGTTATACAACCGAGATGGCTCGTGATGGGGTTGAAGCTCTGGAAGCTATTCAAAAAAGCCGACCAGACCTGATATTGCTTGATTTGAACTTGCCGCGCCTGGATGGCTGGGCTGTCTGTCGCACCGTTAAATCCGACCCTCGCTTGGCGCATATTCCGATTGTGGCATTAACTGCTAGTTGCAGCC from Chloroflexota bacterium includes these protein-coding regions:
- a CDS encoding dipeptide ABC transporter ATP-binding protein; translation: MAVQNDTLLDINGLKMHFPVKSNGLLRRTIGAVKAVDGLSFSVKRGETLGLVGESGCGKSTTGRAILQLHRPTAGTVSFDGKDLTKLNGEAMRQMRRKVQIIFQDPYASLNPRMTVGDIVGEPIRVHGLRTGKEVRTRVEELLRVVGLNPYFINRYPHEFSGGQRQRIGIARALAVEPDFIVCDEPVSALDVSIQAQIINLLQDLQGQFGLTYLFIAHNLSVVKHISDRVAVMYLGKMVELAPSKELYANPMHPYTQALLSAVPIPDPEVEKQRQRIILQGDVPSPLNPPTGCHFHTRCPIVIDKCKAEDPPFHDYGGGHFVACWRATESQEQMNLKLQ
- a CDS encoding polyhydroxyalkanoate synthesis regulator DNA-binding domain-containing protein, with protein sequence MELIKKYGNRKLYHTNAKQYITLHGIAKLIRAGSDVRVVDNVTGEDLTVQTLSQILLNSKGRRSGSLPIPILSDLIQTSGETLSQMRRNLFQSLGGSQIVDAEIRLRLEHLLDEGKISEDVCQHMGQLLLKDSGHAHAENLPDRSDVERLKSQVEQLANLVEQLLHDK
- a CDS encoding PAS domain S-box protein, producing the protein MPRKLKWPLAGAWQRRLIKATRRKDVTLEQFPVGLVWFQGAQVFFNQAVTAMIGYSNAEITTTEQWFSTLYGPEAASMRQLYATTAAAALGQTIHGFVVNRQNQSCLLECTLASNGHRQVWLVRDISESNRLERLMLQTEQTARVGGWEIDLRTNQVFWTREMYHILDTTAHEYTPTIENQNFFHTNATLIQLEAIFRQMIEQRGSFDMSVEMRTFRGRSFWGRFTGRVELEFDQPIKIYGSLQDVTEHHQLTEALRVAEHDYRTIFETTKIGIFRITPDGRVLRANPALVRLAGFAHEHELVDYVADLTTMYVEPQRFEYLRELLQTDGSYDEIESEVYRPATGERIWISETSRLVYAEDGSMLYAEGTIQEITARKQAEEALRHARDAAEAANHAKSTFLANMSHELRTPLNAIIGYSELLMDDTDFDDPTMVEQFRHDIGQINDAGHQLLNLVNDVLDLAKVEAGKYQVAAETFDLNSLVRDLIATINPMAQKNANSLYFAPNKHLPLIHTDRSMLRQILLNLLSNAAKFTKAGSINISVSFDPASQHVQCRVRDTGIGMSNEQMQRLFEPFTQGDASTTRRYGGTGLGLALCRHFIELLNGSIQVESVFGQGSIFTIVFPCLVEAID
- a CDS encoding patatin-like phospholipase family protein, translated to MKKSTPSKRALVLAGGGISGAVYEIGALRAIDDLLTTLSINDFDMYVGTSAGSLISSCLANGITTRELLRILEGALPDAKRLQRDQILALNLRGLIKRGRRLPRLLAQRAIETLRRPQDFAPLDWAWKLLEGLPNGIYSTNSLERYLRHFLTERGSNHFAELQRELYIVATELDSGDRAVFGEGNLRNVPISAAVAASSAMPIVYEPVRINGVDYIDGGVRGTASLDVAIDRGAKLIVCVNPLVAFDNRKHQLGSRIADAGIQAIGNQVFRTFIQAGLHYHIKKLRQQHPDVDIILIEPRADDAIVFAEHVLHYDERMLLARHGYESATIRLADKYQDYKVILAKHGVQISRQRVAKELHHLFASDDADTLHSLLESDPNGKRLTHPQKSWRTVNLAHTLDDLDARLGNLE
- a CDS encoding ABC transporter ATP-binding protein; the encoded protein is MAEAPLLEVKNLQVQFKTADGVVNAVNNVSFSVNRGETLGIVGESGSGKSVTSLSIMRLIPSPPGKIAGGQILFDGDNLVDFSESEMRKIRGNRISMIFQDPMTSLNPVLRIGRQMTESLQLHMGMTPKQARNRAIDLLSMVGIPAPDKRLDDFPHQFSGGMRQRVMIAMGLACNPELLIADEPTTALDVTIQAQILELLNRLKNETGTAIIFITHDLGVVAGMTDRVIVMYAGRVVEQASTNELFHNPRMPYTIGLLDSIPRLDGIQTRLTPIPGLPPDLLEKTERCPFAPRCDFVQEQCWSETPSLRQVAPEHTAACLFEIDREQRQAMAAKKIAEEQAALDAALEDVLAHEQAS